From the Limosilactobacillus panis genome, one window contains:
- a CDS encoding 2,3-diphosphoglycerate-dependent phosphoglycerate mutase: MVDLVIVRHGQSQANHDNIFTGWTDVPLTDKGIAQGIAVGKALKVTGIQFSDANTSYMSRAIVTTNIILDEIDQLYIPVHKTWRLNERHYGALSGRNKAVVKEKVGADQLHRWRRGYSEVPPKLTTRQHDRRYDRLGIKMPLSESLAMTQKRLLPFWEDQVAPRLLDGKNQLIVAHGSSLRALIKYLDQIPDDQIDKVEVPNGKPIWYKFDNHLRIVNKTFITMDGE; this comes from the coding sequence ATGGTAGACTTAGTAATCGTGCGTCACGGGCAGAGTCAGGCAAACCATGACAACATCTTCACTGGTTGGACGGATGTCCCGTTAACTGACAAGGGAATTGCCCAGGGAATTGCGGTTGGCAAGGCCTTGAAGGTAACTGGCATTCAGTTTAGCGATGCTAATACCTCCTACATGTCCCGGGCAATTGTCACGACAAACATTATTCTGGATGAAATCGACCAACTTTATATTCCGGTTCACAAGACCTGGCGGTTGAACGAACGGCATTACGGCGCCCTTTCAGGCCGTAATAAGGCCGTCGTTAAGGAAAAAGTCGGGGCCGACCAGCTTCACCGTTGGCGGCGGGGGTACAGTGAAGTACCGCCAAAGTTGACGACCCGTCAGCACGACCGGCGTTATGACCGGCTTGGCATTAAGATGCCCCTTAGTGAGAGCCTGGCAATGACCCAGAAGCGTCTGTTGCCGTTTTGGGAAGACCAGGTAGCACCCCGGTTGCTTGACGGTAAGAATCAGCTGATTGTTGCCCACGGCAGCTCGCTCCGGGCCCTGATTAAGTACCTCGATCAAATTCCGGACGACCAGATTGACAAGGTGGAAGTACCAAACGGTAAGCCGATTTGGTATAAGTTCGATAACCACCTCCGCATCGTTAACAAGACATTTATTACTATGGATGGTGAATAA
- a CDS encoding cell division protein, which produces MKEQSKKVINWALPYLAIAVMTYIIMYPQIISHGVILGTDSIFHFNRFYDAAKQIQQGNWSYFQSNYSFQQSGRIINAVYGPLFAYLNGILLGILGTWFRYQVISSFLVYFIGGVGMYQLATKVHACRRIVLLVSLIFLCIGWLPRWELAQNMNAWGAALAPYMIMVGITMITDHDRPVHWLSLMTLMTVIIQIHLLSSIFFTLTLVPFFIIGLILSTKRGQMLWDTAKAVMGTVILTGNVWGALLMLNLHNHIAQPAPFDMQINALTPSQFTSTRQYLIYFCWILFALQLVYVIFTFKRSLVNNTVTIMGTIILLISSTWFPWESIQKAVPILQTTLQFPNRLTVIAYPLLLVGIAMSCQQLIDAAPHDRLRLRLVSGLLLFTLFQVVIPTTTSVFRRTAIYESDEVLNSSTALAWVTNNSKSLRRSVHTDYPGQLLMKVEKRVPDYLPIPKKYLNRTYVRSYAYQDQVIRHAKDFKHTVLPKGRLCLSWNAKRSGKVRLPIITYQESRLTVNGHRLRHFQRSRVGAPYVYQQRGHNTAILSFHQSAWFNVLLAVSLIGLTILLAYGIYQGLIFISSLFKTSIRA; this is translated from the coding sequence ATGAAAGAACAGAGTAAAAAAGTTATCAACTGGGCCCTGCCCTACCTAGCGATTGCCGTGATGACTTACATAATCATGTATCCGCAGATTATATCCCACGGGGTAATTCTCGGGACGGATTCAATTTTCCACTTTAACCGCTTCTACGATGCCGCTAAGCAGATCCAGCAGGGAAACTGGAGTTATTTTCAGAGTAACTACTCCTTCCAACAGAGTGGCCGAATTATTAACGCCGTTTACGGCCCCCTCTTTGCCTACCTTAACGGCATTTTGCTCGGCATTTTGGGGACTTGGTTTCGCTACCAGGTTATTTCAAGCTTTCTTGTCTACTTCATCGGCGGGGTGGGAATGTACCAGCTGGCTACCAAGGTCCATGCTTGTCGCCGGATAGTCCTGTTGGTTAGCCTAATCTTCCTGTGTATTGGCTGGCTTCCCCGGTGGGAACTGGCACAAAACATGAACGCCTGGGGGGCTGCTCTCGCCCCGTACATGATCATGGTTGGTATTACGATGATTACGGACCATGACCGCCCAGTTCACTGGCTCTCTCTGATGACTTTAATGACGGTCATCATTCAGATCCACCTGTTGAGTTCCATTTTCTTCACCCTGACGCTTGTGCCCTTCTTTATCATTGGTTTAATCCTTTCAACTAAGCGGGGCCAAATGCTTTGGGATACGGCCAAGGCAGTCATGGGGACGGTTATCCTGACCGGTAACGTTTGGGGCGCCCTTTTGATGCTCAACCTCCATAACCATATTGCCCAGCCGGCACCATTTGATATGCAAATCAACGCATTGACGCCATCACAGTTTACCAGCACCCGTCAATACCTGATCTACTTCTGTTGGATCTTGTTTGCCCTCCAGCTGGTTTACGTGATTTTCACCTTCAAGCGGTCACTCGTTAACAACACGGTCACCATCATGGGGACCATCATCCTCTTGATCAGTTCGACCTGGTTCCCTTGGGAAAGCATCCAAAAAGCAGTTCCAATCCTGCAAACCACTTTGCAGTTTCCTAACCGGTTGACCGTGATTGCCTACCCCCTCTTGCTAGTGGGGATTGCGATGAGCTGCCAGCAACTTATCGATGCAGCACCGCATGACCGACTTCGCTTGCGGCTGGTTTCTGGTCTCTTGCTCTTTACCCTTTTCCAGGTTGTAATCCCAACGACAACTAGCGTCTTTCGGCGGACTGCCATCTACGAATCAGATGAGGTCTTAAATAGTTCAACGGCCTTGGCCTGGGTGACAAACAACTCTAAGAGCCTGCGACGGTCTGTCCACACCGACTATCCTGGACAACTGCTGATGAAAGTCGAAAAGCGGGTCCCCGACTACCTGCCGATTCCCAAGAAGTACCTCAACCGCACCTACGTCCGCTCATATGCCTACCAGGACCAGGTCATCCGCCATGCTAAAGACTTCAAGCACACTGTCCTTCCGAAGGGACGGCTCTGTCTTTCCTGGAATGCCAAGCGCTCGGGAAAGGTCCGCCTCCCCATCATCACCTACCAGGAGTCCCGGCTTACCGTCAACGGTCACCGGCTTAGACACTTCCAGCGTTCTCGTGTTGGTGCTCCTTACGTTTACCAGCAACGGGGGCATAACACGGCAATCCTCAGCTTCCACCAGTCGGCCTGGTTCAATGTCCTGCTGGCAGTTTCTTTGATTGGCCTGACGATCTTACTTGCTTACGGTATCTACCAAGGTTTAATCTTTATCTCAAGTCTTTTTAAGACTAGTATTCGCGCGTAA
- a CDS encoding DUF2975 domain-containing protein, whose product MMREKLIKFVLGLAQVAIDLGIVATFFTAFATVIAGICCLVSPRTFLGGHLTINLVIQGLVAVIVAALAFAGLLATHRLLDNLNRGHYFIAANCQALQQLLWLEIAGLIISGITTIWLRLVQVKPFVSFIVMTEDNFSDGIGFIVFLLIIYLIFKRGIALQQDADNII is encoded by the coding sequence ATGATGAGAGAAAAGTTAATCAAGTTCGTTTTAGGATTAGCCCAGGTAGCCATTGACCTCGGTATCGTTGCCACCTTCTTTACCGCCTTTGCAACCGTGATTGCCGGAATTTGTTGCCTAGTTTCACCCCGTACGTTTCTTGGCGGCCACCTAACCATTAACCTCGTCATTCAGGGACTAGTAGCAGTAATCGTCGCTGCTCTTGCCTTCGCTGGATTACTAGCAACTCACCGTTTATTGGACAATCTTAACCGGGGCCACTACTTTATTGCAGCTAACTGTCAGGCATTACAGCAACTTTTGTGGCTGGAAATCGCTGGGTTAATCATTAGTGGTATCACCACCATCTGGCTACGCCTGGTTCAAGTTAAACCATTTGTCAGCTTCATTGTAATGACAGAAGACAACTTTAGTGACGGCATTGGATTTATTGTTTTTCTGCTAATTATTTACTTGATCTTCAAGCGGGGAATCGCGCTCCAGCAAGACGCCGACAACATTATTTAG
- a CDS encoding AEC family transporter translates to MLAIFLSAVSGVLIILVMVVVGFVMNERGWFNEQSPRIISRLVTQVSLPCYMVTTIMHDFSAGQLKNLLPDLRYPVISMLILFALSFAVARAIGIKRSHIGLFSSMFFNSNTVFIGLPINLALFGNSSIPYVLVYYMANTTFFWTLGVWLIQKDGMHEAKIDPLTALKKIFSPPLLGFILGVILVILHVHLPKFIMSDLSYIGGLTIPMSMIFIGIAISNAGLSRVKISRDALGILLGRFLLAPALMALLVLPSSMSPLMKQVFILQAAMPVMTNAPVVSKLYHADSSYAAIMVTETTVLSVIVIPILMVIIKTFL, encoded by the coding sequence ATGCTAGCAATTTTCCTGTCAGCCGTTTCTGGTGTTTTAATTATTTTAGTAATGGTCGTGGTGGGCTTCGTAATGAATGAACGGGGCTGGTTCAACGAACAGTCGCCCCGCATCATTTCCCGCCTAGTTACCCAGGTTTCTTTACCTTGCTACATGGTTACCACCATCATGCACGATTTTTCTGCCGGACAACTGAAGAACCTTTTACCGGACCTCCGTTACCCGGTGATCTCGATGCTAATCCTGTTTGCCCTTTCCTTCGCGGTCGCCCGGGCGATTGGCATCAAGCGGTCCCACATTGGCCTGTTTTCGTCAATGTTTTTCAACTCCAACACGGTTTTCATTGGTCTGCCAATCAACCTGGCCCTGTTTGGTAATTCTTCAATCCCCTACGTGCTGGTTTACTACATGGCAAACACGACCTTCTTCTGGACCCTGGGGGTGTGGTTGATTCAAAAAGACGGCATGCACGAGGCCAAGATTGATCCCCTGACGGCACTGAAAAAGATCTTTTCACCGCCGCTGTTGGGCTTCATTTTGGGGGTCATCTTGGTAATCCTCCATGTCCACCTGCCGAAGTTCATCATGAGTGACCTTTCATACATTGGGGGGCTAACCATCCCAATGTCGATGATCTTTATTGGTATTGCCATCTCTAACGCCGGGTTGAGCCGGGTAAAGATTTCCCGGGATGCCCTGGGAATTCTTTTAGGACGTTTCCTCTTGGCACCTGCCTTGATGGCACTTTTGGTCTTGCCGAGTTCAATGTCGCCACTGATGAAGCAGGTCTTTATCCTCCAAGCGGCGATGCCGGTAATGACGAACGCACCGGTTGTTTCCAAGCTGTACCATGCCGACTCTAGTTACGCCGCAATTATGGTCACGGAAACGACCGTCCTCAGTGTGATTGTCATTCCAATCCTGATGGTAATCATCAAGACCTTCTTATAG
- a CDS encoding alpha/beta hydrolase, translated as MAIHELENNPDLKGQVRLIDNVTYAAIDGRPLKMAILEPWTQRFPLKYSPLPRPLIVFVQGSSWRVGKMGEQIPQLIQFVKAGYVVATVQHRNTLDGYPFPAFLQDVKTAIRYLRRHAIKYAIDPEKVAIWGTSSGANAAMLVALTEDDPRYAGHLYLTESDRVNAVVSCFAPMDIKDTFEYTAAVPGSELLKFCLLGMDTKKWSEKEKEMSPLYQVKPGQDYPPFLLLHGDADKVVPYHQMEDMYHKLTDEGYDVEAYRVKGANHEKDFWSAKVYQVVQKFLDQQLKN; from the coding sequence ATGGCAATTCATGAACTTGAAAATAACCCGGATCTTAAGGGCCAAGTGCGGTTGATTGATAACGTTACCTATGCGGCAATTGACGGGCGGCCCCTTAAGATGGCAATCCTGGAACCGTGGACCCAGCGTTTTCCGCTGAAGTATAGCCCATTGCCGCGGCCATTAATTGTCTTTGTTCAGGGAAGTTCCTGGCGTGTGGGCAAGATGGGGGAGCAGATTCCCCAGTTAATTCAGTTTGTTAAGGCTGGCTATGTGGTCGCCACAGTCCAACACCGTAACACCCTGGATGGCTATCCGTTCCCGGCATTTCTCCAGGACGTTAAGACCGCAATTCGCTACCTCCGGCGACACGCTATTAAGTATGCAATTGATCCCGAGAAGGTGGCTATTTGGGGGACGTCATCCGGAGCCAATGCGGCCATGCTGGTGGCACTGACCGAAGATGACCCCCGGTATGCCGGCCACCTCTATTTGACCGAGTCCGACCGTGTCAACGCGGTTGTCAGTTGCTTTGCCCCGATGGATATCAAGGATACCTTTGAGTACACGGCGGCGGTACCGGGCAGTGAATTATTGAAGTTCTGCCTGCTTGGGATGGACACGAAGAAGTGGTCAGAAAAGGAAAAGGAGATGAGTCCCCTGTACCAGGTAAAACCTGGCCAGGACTACCCACCATTCCTCTTACTTCACGGTGACGCCGATAAGGTTGTTCCTTACCACCAGATGGAGGACATGTACCACAAGCTGACCGATGAAGGCTATGATGTTGAAGCCTACCGGGTAAAGGGCGCTAACCACGAAAAGGACTTTTGGAGCGCAAAAGTTTATCAGGTCGTCCAGAAATTCCTCGACCAGCAACTTAAGAATTAA
- a CDS encoding helix-turn-helix transcriptional regulator: MIKVTLGLVMGQRGITSKELAKRIGITPANLSILKTGKARGIRFATLEKICQVLDCRPGDILQYVKDE; this comes from the coding sequence ATGATTAAGGTAACTTTAGGACTGGTGATGGGCCAAAGGGGGATTACCTCTAAGGAGCTTGCTAAGCGAATTGGCATCACACCAGCAAACCTGTCAATTCTTAAGACTGGTAAGGCCCGCGGGATTCGCTTTGCTACTCTCGAAAAGATTTGCCAGGTTCTGGATTGCCGGCCCGGTGATATTCTCCAGTATGTAAAAGATGAATAA